Proteins from a single region of Streptobacillus canis:
- a CDS encoding Rid family detoxifying hydrolase, translating into MKKIPNAVGPYSAYYVAGDFLYISGQLGINPETNVIEGTTAAEQAKQSLENLKVILEINGLTTKDVVKTMVLLDDINDFVSVNEVYATYFEEPFPARSAFEVGKLPKGGLVEIEAIAYIKK; encoded by the coding sequence AAAAAAATACCTAACGCAGTTGGACCATATTCTGCATATTATGTAGCTGGAGATTTCTTATACATTTCAGGACAATTAGGAATTAACCCTGAAACAAATGTAATAGAAGGAACTACAGCAGCTGAACAAGCTAAACAATCATTAGAAAATTTAAAAGTAATATTAGAAATAAATGGATTAACTACAAAAGATGTAGTTAAAACAATGGTTTTATTAGATGATATTAATGACTTTGTTTCTGTAAATGAAGTTTATGCAACATATTTTGAAGAACCATTCCCAGCAAGATCTGCTTTTGAAGTAGGAAAATTACCAAAAGGTGGATTAGTTGAAATTGAAGCAATTGCATATATTAAAAAATAG